From Raphanus sativus cultivar WK10039 unplaced genomic scaffold, ASM80110v3 Scaffold3585, whole genome shotgun sequence, the proteins below share one genomic window:
- the LOC130506716 gene encoding fructose-1,6-bisphosphatase, cytosolic-like produces MDHEADAYRTDLMTITRFVLNEQSKYPESRGDFTILLSNIVLGCKFVCSAVNKAGLAKLIGLAGETNIQGEEQKKLDVLSNDVFVKALVSSGRTSVLVSEEDEEATFVESSKRGKYCVVFDPLDGSSNIDCGVSIGTIFGIYTMSHNDEPTTEDVLKPGNEMVAAGYCMYGSSCMLVLSTGTGVNGFTLDPSLGEFILTHPDIKIPKKGNIYSVNEGNAQNWDGPTTKYVEKCKFPKDGSPAKSLRYVGSMVADVHRTLLYGGIFLYPADKKSPNGKLRVLYEVFPMSFLMEQAGGQAFTGKKRALELVPEKIHERSPIFLGSYEDVEEIKALYAAED; encoded by the exons ATGGATCACGAAGCAGATGCATACCGTACGGATTTGATGACCATAACGAGGTTCGTGCTGAATGAGCAATCAAAGTACCCAGAGTCTCGTGGTGATTTCACCATTTTGCTCAGTAACATCGTTTTGGGATGCAAATTCGTCTGCAGTGCTGTCAACAAG GCTGGTTTGGCCAAGCTAATTGGGCTTGCTGGGGAAACAAATATCCAG GGTGAAGAGCAAAAGAAACTCGATGTGCTCTCTAATGATGTCTTTGTCAAAGCTTTGGTTAGCAGTGGCAGAACT TCTGTTCTTGTctcagaagaagatgaggaagcAACGTTCGTGGAGTCATCCAAGCGTGGAAA GTACTGTGTTGTTTTTGATCCACTTGATGGATCCTCAAACATCGACTGTGGTGTTTCCATTGGAACC ATCTTTGGGATTTACACAATGAGCCACAATGATGAGCCAACTACTGAAGATGTCTTGAAACCTGGGAATGAAATGGTTGCTGCGGGTTACTGTATGTACGGAAGCTCCTGCATG CTTGTGTTGAGCACTGGAACTGGTGTCAATGGATTTACCCTGGACCCATCTCTAGGAGAGTTCATATTAACTCACCCGGACATTAAG ATTCCTAAAAAGGGGAACATCTATTCAGTGAATGAAGGCAATGCTCAGAACTGGGATGGTCCAACCACAAAGTATGTAGAGAAATGCAAGTTTCCTAAAGATGGTTCTCCCGCTAAGTCTCTGAGATATGTGGGAAG TATGGTAGCTGATGTTCATCGCACACTGCTTTATGGAGGAATCTTCTTGTACCCGGCTGACAAGAAAAGCCCCAATGGGAAACTACG TGTTCTGTATGAAGTCTTCCCGATGTCGTTCTTGATGGAGCAAGCCGGAGGTCAGGCCTTCACTGGCAAGAAAAGG GCGCTAGAGCTTGTGCCCGAGAAGATCCATGAGCGTTCTCCAATATTTCTTGGTAGCTACGAAGATGTAGAGGAGATTAAGGCTCTGTATGCTGCAGAGGACTAA